One window of Ignavibacteriota bacterium genomic DNA carries:
- a CDS encoding radical SAM protein, producing the protein MPVLLGVGCRNTCDYCCIGTLYKGHYYLRKLPTVLDELAELRRRTRRSAFVETNSYNNRDYLRRVCRAMIDRGFQFIWGAQSTVDIGDDPETLALMRKAGCRVLFIGMEAIEQMNLDAVHKPYAVSSYERKIRTIHEAGIRIAGFFMYGLDGDTTATAAQMSRFIIRHRIALPMVNVLVPTPGTPLYERLKRDDRVLMKDEQEFLTNNPTYNSSFNLCFYKPRNMTPAEVEEGFVELLEKAVGYWQVLRRSVTTDIALSLFLLYMNYLFRKNVSRSGNSAMNSSFNPQAAGRSRRPTRQDPGPDNVAMADGSNHVIEATLLRYLREECLPGNGSVTVGLDDNLFDRGIVDSAGLISFIGFMEKEFGLTIPDEDLLPDNFMSVAAIARYVRSHQQEPHGSQQKMSRLGS; encoded by the coding sequence ATGCCGGTCCTGCTCGGGGTGGGATGCCGGAACACATGCGACTACTGCTGCATCGGGACCCTGTACAAGGGGCACTACTACCTGCGCAAGCTGCCGACCGTGCTTGACGAACTCGCAGAACTCCGCCGGAGAACCCGCCGGAGCGCTTTCGTCGAGACCAACAGCTACAACAACCGCGACTACCTCCGGCGTGTGTGCCGTGCGATGATCGACCGCGGGTTCCAATTCATCTGGGGCGCGCAGTCGACGGTCGATATCGGCGACGACCCGGAGACGCTTGCGCTGATGAGAAAGGCCGGATGCCGCGTGCTGTTCATCGGCATGGAGGCCATCGAGCAGATGAACCTCGACGCGGTGCACAAGCCGTATGCGGTGTCCTCGTACGAGCGCAAGATCAGGACGATCCACGAGGCAGGGATCAGGATCGCGGGATTCTTCATGTATGGACTGGATGGCGACACCACAGCGACTGCCGCGCAGATGAGCAGGTTCATCATCCGGCATCGCATCGCATTACCCATGGTGAATGTCCTCGTTCCAACGCCGGGTACCCCGCTCTACGAACGGCTCAAACGCGATGACCGGGTGCTGATGAAGGACGAGCAGGAATTCCTCACGAACAATCCCACATACAACTCCTCTTTCAACCTCTGTTTCTACAAGCCCCGGAACATGACCCCGGCGGAGGTGGAGGAGGGGTTCGTGGAACTGCTCGAGAAGGCTGTCGGATACTGGCAGGTCCTGCGGCGATCGGTCACCACCGACATCGCACTCTCCCTGTTCCTGCTCTATATGAACTATCTGTTCAGAAAGAATGTCTCACGCTCAGGAAACAGCGCAATGAACAGCAGCTTCAACCCTCAGGCGGCCGGACGCTCCAGACGGCCGACGCGGCAGGACCCCGGCCCTGACAATGTTGCCATGGCCGACGGGTCGAACCACGTGATCGAGGCAACACTCCTCCGCTATCTCCGCGAGGAATGCCTTCCCGGCAATGGATCCGTCACCGTAGGCCTCGACGACAACCTGTTCGACCGTGGGATCGTGGATTCCGCCGGCCTGATCTCGTTCATCGGATTCATGGAAAAGGAGTTCGGCCTGACGATCCCGGACGAGGACCTCCTTCCGGACAACTTCATGTCGGTGGCGGCGATCGCCCGGTATGTCCGATCGCATCAACAGGAGCCCCATGGCAGCCAGCAGAAAATGTCTCGTCTGGGATCTTGA
- a CDS encoding NAD-dependent epimerase/dehydratase family protein, with protein MTGKTALVTGASGFIGRHMVSALAGRGYQVRAGMRDPEHGTAGDGQANVTPVHIEILDRSTLCAAMEGVDVVFHFAALLDPSRSREELYAVNIDGTRNVWECAAACGVGKAVYCSSTAVYGLLTHRMAPVTEGTSACAVEPYGRSKLLGEEAALEVARRTGLHTTIIRPVAVFGPEEHTPFGRDFRDAAMSRILVAGGFQDREFSYVHVEDVAHAAMHLVEYDHASGEIYNIAVSEPVSFEEAFTTFVRVLEKAGRKYARVRMLASISSVLHRAPTLLAWLTSVGGRGSSFVSGTRGTMCRTPPANCSVRRLSPSPCGV; from the coding sequence ATGACAGGGAAGACCGCACTCGTCACCGGCGCTTCGGGCTTCATCGGGCGGCACATGGTTTCCGCGCTCGCCGGCCGTGGGTATCAGGTGCGTGCCGGCATGCGGGATCCTGAGCATGGGACGGCCGGCGACGGTCAGGCCAATGTGACCCCGGTGCACATCGAGATCCTCGACAGATCGACACTCTGCGCGGCGATGGAGGGGGTCGATGTCGTGTTTCACTTTGCGGCGCTCCTCGATCCCTCGAGATCGCGGGAAGAACTCTATGCGGTGAACATCGACGGTACGCGCAATGTCTGGGAATGTGCTGCGGCGTGTGGTGTGGGCAAAGCGGTGTATTGTAGCAGCACGGCGGTGTATGGCCTTCTGACGCACAGGATGGCTCCGGTCACCGAGGGAACGAGCGCATGTGCCGTGGAACCGTATGGCCGGTCCAAGCTCCTTGGCGAAGAGGCGGCCCTGGAGGTTGCACGCCGGACCGGCCTCCATACGACCATCATCAGACCGGTGGCGGTGTTCGGTCCGGAGGAGCACACGCCGTTCGGCAGGGACTTCCGGGATGCGGCAATGTCGAGGATCCTTGTTGCCGGGGGATTTCAGGATCGGGAGTTCAGCTACGTGCATGTGGAGGATGTTGCGCATGCTGCCATGCATCTCGTTGAGTATGATCACGCGAGCGGAGAGATCTACAACATTGCCGTCAGTGAGCCCGTTTCATTTGAAGAAGCCTTCACCACGTTCGTGCGGGTTCTGGAGAAGGCCGGGAGAAAGTATGCAAGGGTGCGGATGCTTGCCTCCATCTCATCGGTCCTTCACCGCGCACCGACACTGCTTGCATGGTTGACGTCGGTCGGGGGCAGAGGGTCTTCTTTCGTATCTGGCACCCGGGGTACGATGTGTCGTACTCCTCCGGCAAACTGCTCCGTACGTCGTCTTTCGCCTTCGCCATGCGGCGTTTGA
- a CDS encoding radical SAM protein, which yields MTTRGCPYRCAYCHNILGKTFRVRSPEHVMREIRMIHDTYGITDFQVIDDIFNLDMDRAKKICDLIVGSRLPLTLSFPNAIRSDRVDEELIDKMAAAGTKFISIAIETASPRLQRLIRKNLDLDRAFKAIDTITRVGIVTRGFFMIGFPTETEDEARQTIEYAKASSLCGCNVLHGRLLSRDRSVPDRPVAGVLHRSTVQRAGTM from the coding sequence ATGACCACCAGGGGGTGCCCGTACCGCTGCGCGTACTGTCACAACATCCTCGGGAAGACATTCCGGGTGCGCTCACCGGAACACGTCATGCGCGAGATCCGGATGATCCATGATACCTACGGGATCACGGACTTTCAGGTCATCGACGATATCTTCAATCTGGATATGGACCGCGCCAAGAAGATCTGCGATCTGATCGTCGGGAGCAGGTTGCCGCTCACGTTGTCGTTCCCGAATGCGATCCGCAGCGATCGCGTGGACGAGGAGCTCATCGACAAGATGGCGGCCGCGGGAACGAAGTTCATCTCGATCGCCATCGAGACCGCATCGCCACGCCTGCAGCGGCTGATCCGGAAGAATCTCGATCTGGACAGGGCATTCAAGGCCATCGACACCATCACGCGCGTGGGGATCGTCACGCGGGGCTTCTTCATGATCGGTTTCCCGACCGAAACTGAGGATGAAGCCCGGCAGACGATCGAATACGCCAAGGCATCGAGCCTGTGCGGGTGCAACGTTCTTCACGGTCGTCTACTTTCCCGGGACCGATCTGTACCGGATCGCCCGGTCGCTGGGGTACTTCACCGATCAACCGTTCAACGTGCAGGGACTATGTGA
- a CDS encoding class I SAM-dependent methyltransferase, producing the protein MSRSPGDRYDIVLSLGVLHHTADMARVLRNLRRALKRPGLLFLWIYGKHGRYNHTLTRRALAYLVATLPPRKALDVATAFVHDGGTGQALADLVGKVPVTALQREAFESPVWIADQFLVPHEDLLDMEGLLALVQRTGFTVECDIGRHAVKEDWCAVPVLRDRLRRLPAREQLIVQDLLAKPERYFVILSSHRLSGAPACTSLAIAASHGMPGMGREDGVPSRTQPGILTPSSRSGMARCRSLCSRSDTSDTTPLRPFSMMGGWWPVPRRNGSRA; encoded by the coding sequence TTGTCCCGCTCTCCCGGGGACCGCTACGATATCGTGCTGTCTCTCGGTGTGTTGCATCATACGGCGGATATGGCGCGTGTGCTTCGTAACCTGCGCCGGGCGCTGAAGCGGCCGGGACTGCTGTTCCTTTGGATCTACGGGAAGCACGGGCGATACAACCACACGCTGACCCGGCGTGCCCTCGCATATCTCGTCGCAACACTCCCCCCGCGGAAGGCACTGGATGTCGCAACGGCATTCGTCCACGATGGTGGCACCGGCCAGGCCCTTGCGGATCTTGTCGGGAAGGTCCCTGTGACCGCCCTGCAGCGCGAGGCATTCGAAAGCCCGGTCTGGATCGCGGATCAATTCCTCGTTCCCCATGAGGACCTGCTTGACATGGAGGGGCTGCTTGCTCTGGTGCAACGAACGGGATTCACGGTCGAATGCGACATCGGGCGGCATGCGGTGAAGGAGGACTGGTGTGCGGTGCCAGTGCTCCGCGACCGTCTCCGGCGGTTACCAGCGCGTGAACAGTTGATCGTGCAGGACCTGCTTGCGAAACCCGAGCGATATTTCGTCATCCTTTCGTCCCACCGACTGAGCGGAGCGCCGGCATGTACGTCCTTGGCTATAGCGGCTTCACACGGGATGCCCGGCATGGGCAGGGAAGACGGAGTCCCTTCGCGAACACAGCCCGGGATCTTGACTCCCTCTTCGCGTTCAGGGATGGCGAGGTGCCGTTCCCTCTGTTCCCGCTCGGATACTTCGGACACGACGCCTCTGCGGCCCTTCTCCATGATGGGCGGGTGGTGGCCTGTGCCGCGGAGGAACGGTTCACGCGCGTGA
- a CDS encoding T9SS type A sorting domain-containing protein, translating into MTFAFGGIGTTLTIANCHTVLLKLAAVDNNALWDPRAGSCRREFLTWLSLFAGRWNNEHPAKPEFAPWIINKASCYPYQDYKYSVPFSAWDMDTEPPTRLAVGHIENNATDGLLDGRYWQDTTIDNRSAQEMAFIFRSPYTDAADPVLTVNLSNNKTTPLMWVIACNRRAEEPWPGTDQFMINAYHFPTSKDVWMFNPSVMADVRQADQPLRFALLQNYPNPFNPVTTIRYELPAQSEVTITVYDVLGRAVRHRIREVQPAGSHTVLWHADTDAGGSVASGVYFYRYTAARSDHNGYYEHTMKMILLK; encoded by the coding sequence ATGACCTTCGCCTTCGGCGGGATCGGGACGACGCTCACGATAGCGAACTGCCACACCGTGCTGCTCAAACTCGCCGCGGTGGACAACAATGCTTTGTGGGATCCCCGGGCGGGTTCCTGCAGACGCGAATTTCTCACGTGGTTATCGCTTTTTGCGGGGCGTTGGAACAACGAGCACCCCGCGAAGCCGGAATTCGCCCCATGGATCATCAACAAGGCAAGCTGTTACCCCTATCAGGACTACAAGTACAGCGTGCCGTTCTCGGCATGGGATATGGACACCGAGCCTCCTACGCGCCTTGCAGTAGGGCATATTGAGAACAACGCCACCGACGGGCTGCTCGACGGGCGTTACTGGCAGGACACAACAATAGACAATAGATCAGCACAAGAAATGGCATTCATATTCAGGTCGCCGTATACCGATGCGGCGGATCCGGTACTGACGGTGAACCTCTCAAACAACAAGACCACGCCCCTTATGTGGGTCATCGCGTGCAACCGGCGGGCAGAAGAGCCGTGGCCGGGGACGGATCAGTTCATGATCAACGCATATCACTTTCCGACATCGAAGGATGTATGGATGTTCAACCCGTCTGTCATGGCGGACGTGCGTCAGGCGGACCAACCATTGCGGTTCGCGTTGCTACAGAACTATCCGAATCCGTTCAACCCGGTGACGACGATACGGTATGAGCTTCCGGCGCAGAGCGAAGTGACGATCACGGTGTATGATGTGCTTGGCCGCGCAGTGCGGCACCGGATACGCGAAGTGCAGCCCGCCGGGTCGCACACGGTGTTGTGGCATGCGGATACCGACGCGGGCGGCAGTGTTGCGAGCGGTGTTTACTTCTACCGGTATACCGCTGCACGTTCTGACCACAACGGGTACTACGAACACACCATGAAGATGATCCTTCTCAAATGA
- a CDS encoding cobalamin-dependent protein (Presence of a B(12) (cobalamin)-binding domain implies dependence on cobalamin itself, in one of its several forms, or in some unusual lineages, dependence on a cobalamin-like analog.), whose protein sequence is MAVGRTLARLMYLAAAVRREFGDGIDVAIWTLISSSRQPDQERTELLKQMEEYRPDIVGIRSLSIGQDAYHRAARTIKERDPECLVVAGGPYGTDDPAGVLCDGYTDCVVIGEGEVTFNELVRCVKNGLPCRRSPGSSTAERNHHPDRTRATIQDLESAPMPDYSLIDPSAFPTGISRSRRRSRNPMPTS, encoded by the coding sequence GTGGCCGTCGGCCGAACACTCGCTCGGCTCATGTACCTCGCCGCGGCGGTCCGTCGTGAATTCGGCGACGGTATCGATGTCGCGATCTGGACGCTCATCTCCAGTTCCCGTCAGCCCGACCAGGAACGGACGGAACTCCTGAAGCAGATGGAAGAGTACCGTCCGGACATTGTCGGCATCCGCTCCCTGTCGATCGGACAGGATGCGTATCATCGTGCGGCGCGGACGATCAAGGAGCGGGATCCGGAATGTCTGGTCGTAGCCGGCGGGCCGTATGGCACGGACGATCCCGCGGGTGTGCTGTGCGATGGGTACACGGACTGCGTGGTCATCGGCGAAGGGGAGGTCACCTTCAATGAGCTCGTTCGCTGCGTGAAGAACGGCCTTCCCTGCAGGCGATCGCCGGGATCGTCCACCGCCGAACGGAACCATCATCCGGACAGAACCCGTGCCACGATCCAGGACCTCGAATCAGCGCCGATGCCGGACTACTCGTTGATCGACCCGAGCGCTTTTCCAACCGGTATCTCACGTTCACGTCGAAGATCTCGAAACCCCATGCCAACATCATGA
- a CDS encoding HAD-IIIC family phosphatase, whose product MAASRKCLVWDLDDTLWDGIRLEGPVTLRKAVVEAITELDRRGILHSIASRGEEDLALETLKECRVRDLFLVPKINWLPKSQNITAIAHELGISLDAMAFIDDDAFEREQVAHMLPAVMTIPALQAPELPSHPAFTPTTASAEAAHRRQMYQAEMTRRSTEHQFASREDFLASCAMTLTLREMAREDIPRVLELMTRTHQLNTTEHRPSADLEAIVTSDHGARSVVVARLTDRFGGYGIIGVAVASRQDARWVLEYLALSCRVMGRGIERAILGTLIGQVMHTGQIAVEAEFRDTGRNRMMRALYQMMGFLPSDPDARGIVTFRLNPASCARSAIMGACPMRILLVDILRTSSRKCGRRPNTRSAHVPRRGGPS is encoded by the coding sequence ATGGCAGCCAGCAGAAAATGTCTCGTCTGGGATCTTGACGACACCCTCTGGGACGGCATCCGGCTCGAAGGGCCGGTGACGCTCAGGAAGGCGGTCGTCGAGGCGATCACGGAACTTGACCGCCGCGGCATTCTCCATTCCATCGCCAGCAGGGGCGAAGAGGACCTCGCGTTGGAGACGCTGAAGGAGTGCCGGGTCCGGGATCTCTTCCTCGTCCCGAAGATCAACTGGCTCCCGAAGTCGCAGAACATCACGGCGATCGCACATGAACTGGGGATCTCCCTGGACGCAATGGCATTCATCGATGACGACGCATTCGAGCGTGAACAGGTGGCCCACATGCTCCCCGCGGTGATGACCATACCGGCCTTGCAGGCCCCGGAACTCCCCTCGCACCCTGCCTTTACACCCACAACGGCCAGTGCAGAGGCGGCACACCGCCGGCAGATGTACCAGGCGGAAATGACCAGACGAAGCACGGAACATCAGTTCGCATCGCGGGAAGACTTCCTCGCCTCCTGTGCGATGACCCTGACGTTACGGGAGATGGCCCGGGAGGATATCCCCCGCGTCCTGGAGTTGATGACACGGACACATCAACTGAACACGACCGAGCATCGCCCATCCGCAGACCTCGAGGCGATCGTGACGTCAGATCACGGCGCGAGGAGCGTCGTCGTTGCCCGGCTCACCGACCGGTTCGGCGGCTACGGGATCATCGGTGTGGCCGTCGCGTCGAGGCAGGATGCACGATGGGTGCTGGAGTATCTTGCACTTTCCTGCCGCGTGATGGGCCGTGGCATCGAACGGGCCATCCTGGGGACCCTCATCGGGCAGGTGATGCACACCGGACAGATCGCCGTGGAGGCGGAATTCCGGGATACGGGCCGGAACCGGATGATGCGTGCACTCTACCAGATGATGGGATTCCTTCCTTCGGACCCCGATGCGCGTGGGATCGTGACCTTCCGCCTGAACCCGGCCTCCTGTGCTCGGAGTGCCATCATGGGTGCATGTCCAATGAGAATTCTCCTCGTTGATATCCTCCGCACCTCCTCGAGGAAGTGTGGCCGTCGGCCGAACACTCGCTCGGCTCATGTACCTCGCCGCGGCGGTCCGTCGTGA
- a CDS encoding caspase family protein, whose product MASGYALSIGLNAVDPDHYAGWSGNLIACEADARDMMAIADSQKFKGTMLLTRAATRKNVIAGITTAAGKLKKGDIFLLTYSGHGGQVPDTNGEESDGQDETWCLFDGEMIDDELDALFAKFAAGVRILVFSDSCHSGTVTREAFLRGTPFEFPRDATGAPMKYRFMPPEVALRTYRENRKFYTQIARPFADKKAPPHPKASILLFSGCQDNQTSADGTYNGLFTANLLRVWNNGRFKGDYTRFHRDILRRMPPDQSPNLYKTGAVDTVFYAQKPFTI is encoded by the coding sequence ATGGCTAGCGGATATGCGCTGTCGATCGGTCTCAATGCGGTGGATCCTGATCACTACGCCGGCTGGTCCGGCAACCTCATTGCCTGTGAGGCGGATGCCCGCGACATGATGGCGATCGCCGACAGCCAGAAATTCAAGGGGACGATGCTTCTCACGCGTGCGGCCACGCGCAAGAACGTGATCGCGGGTATCACGACGGCGGCGGGCAAGCTGAAAAAGGGCGACATCTTCCTTCTCACGTACTCGGGGCACGGTGGTCAGGTGCCCGACACGAACGGGGAGGAATCGGATGGACAGGATGAGACGTGGTGCCTGTTCGATGGCGAGATGATCGACGATGAACTCGATGCACTCTTCGCGAAGTTCGCTGCCGGGGTGCGCATCCTGGTGTTCTCGGACAGCTGTCACAGCGGCACGGTGACACGCGAAGCATTCCTCCGCGGCACCCCGTTCGAATTCCCGCGCGATGCCACGGGAGCTCCTATGAAGTACCGGTTCATGCCTCCGGAGGTCGCCCTCCGCACGTACCGCGAGAACAGGAAGTTCTACACGCAGATCGCGCGCCCGTTCGCGGACAAGAAAGCACCGCCGCACCCGAAGGCCTCTATCCTTCTGTTCTCAGGCTGTCAGGACAACCAGACCTCCGCGGACGGCACGTACAACGGGCTCTTCACGGCGAATCTTCTGCGGGTGTGGAACAACGGCCGGTTCAAGGGGGACTACACGCGCTTCCACCGCGACATCCTCCGGCGCATGCCGCCCGATCAGTCGCCGAACCTCTACAAGACCGGCGCGGTGGATACGGTGTTCTATGCGCAGAAGCCGTTCACGATCTGA